A region from the Sorex araneus isolate mSorAra2 chromosome 6, mSorAra2.pri, whole genome shotgun sequence genome encodes:
- the LOC129405651 gene encoding olfactory receptor 10AG1-like gives MKPKEIPPQENLTKWMEFVLLDFADVPQLQWFLFGLFLVIYLCILLGNGTIVLITKVDPALQTPMYFFLGNFSFLEICYVSVTIPRMLTNLCTQKRTISLVACATQMCLVLTLGGTECLLLAVMSYDRYVAICNPLHYPLVMNHKVCVQMVTGSWLSAIPVMIGHTFQIFSLSFCASNIINHFFCDIPPIIKLACGDTFINEMLVFIVAALFVAVPFVLILVSYGKIISTVMKLPSSSGRAKAFSTCSSHLIVVALFYGSGIITYLRPKTQNSAGTDKVLSLFYTIVTPLFNPLIYSLRNKDVIMALKKLFCK, from the coding sequence ATGAAGCCCAAAGAGATACCGCCCCAAGAAAATCTCACAAAATGGATGGAGTTTGTTCTCTTGGACTTTGCTGATGTTCCCCAGCTCcagtggtttttgtttggtttgttcttAGTCATTTATCTCTGCATCCTGTTGGGTAATGGCACCATAGTTCTCATAACAAAAGTGGATCCTGCTCTCCAGACTCCCATGTATTTTTTCCTTGGTAACTTTTCATTCTTGGAAATCTGCTATGTGTCCGTTACTATCCCCAGAATGCTCACCAACCTTTGTACCCAGAAGAGAACCATTTCCCTAGTTGCCTGTGCTACACAAATGTGCTTGGTCTTAACCTTGGGAGGCACTGAGTGTTTGCTCCTGGctgtgatgtcctatgaccgctacgtggccatttGTAACCCTCTGCACTACCCTCTCGTCATGAACCACAAGGTGTGTGTGCAGATGGTGACTGGCTCCTGGCTTAGTGCAATTCCAGTCATGATAGGACATACATTTCAgattttctctctgtccttttgtgcTTCTAACATCATCAACCACTTCTTCTGTGATATTCCTCCAATAATTAAGCTGGCTTGTGGGGACACATTCATAAATGAGATGCTGGTCTTCATAGTTGCTGCGTTGTTTGTCGCTGTTCCGTTTGTGTTGATCCTTGTCTCCTACGGAAAAATCATCTCCACAGTGATGAAGCTGCCATCATCCTCAGGTAGGGCCAAAGCTTTCTCCACCTGCTCATCTCATCTGATTGTTGTAGCGCTGTTTTATGGTTCAGGCATCATTACTTATTTAAGACCCAAGACCCAAAACTCCGCAGGAACTGACAAAGTGCTTTCTCTTTTCTACACCATTGTCACTCCTTTATTTAATCCCCTGATATACAGTCTAAGGAATAAAGATGTCATAATGGCTTTGAAGAAGTTATTTTGTAAATGA
- the LOC101542020 gene encoding olfactory receptor 10AG1-like has translation MKYEEMKAEGNTSTVTEFVFQGFSDLPNLQVLLFGLFIIIYMIVLFGNGLIIIITKFDPALRKPMYFFLGNFSSLEICYVTVTLPRMLKDLLTKDRGISRVECAIQMYFFVSLGSTECFLLAVMSYDRYVAICNPLHYPLVMNHKVCVLLAVGSWTGVIPLQVWQTCKMFSLHFCKSKEIKHYFCDLLPVLKLACGNTFLQEVTLYIAALVFVVIPFMLILASYSKIIGTILRLPTATGRAKAFSTCSSHLMVVLLFFGSASITYLQPKSMQSPGTDKLLSLFYTTVTPMFNPLIYSLRNKEVIAALRKLFLKK, from the coding sequence ATGAAGTATGAAGAGATGAAGGCAGAAGGCAACACTTCCacagtgacagaatttgtctTCCAGGGATTTTCTGATCTTCCAAACCTCCAAGTATTATTATTTGGTCTTTTCATCATCATTTACATGATTGTCTTATTTGGAAATGGCCTCATAATAATCATAACCAAGTTTGACCCTGCACTGCGGAAACCTATGTATTTTTTCCTGGGCaatttttcttcattagaaaTCTGCTATGTGACAGTCACTCTCCCCAGGATGCTAAAGGATCTATTGACGAAGGATCGAGGCATTTCGAGAGTGGAATGTGccattcaaatgtattttttcgTGTCACTGGGATCCACGGAGTGTTTCCTCCTGGCTgtcatgtcctatgaccgctacgtggccatttGTAACCCTTTGCACTACCCTCTTGTCATGAACCACAAAGTATGTGTCCTGTTAGCTGTTGGATCCTGGACCGGTGTAATCCCACTGCAGGTATGGCAAACATGTAAAATGTTCTCTCTGCACTTCTGCAAGTCGAAGGAAATTAAGCATTACTTCTGTGACCTCCTTCCTGTTCTCAAGCTCGCCTGTGGAAACACTTTTCTCCAGGAGGTGACTCTCTATATAGCAGCTCTGGTCTTTGTGGTCATCCCTTTCATGCTGATCCTTGCCTCCTACAGCAAAATCATTGGCACCATTCTGAGGCTACCAACAGCCACAGGCAGGGCCAAAGCTTTCTCCACCTGTTCTTCCCATTTGATGgttgttcttttattctttggatCCGCTAGTATCACATATCTACAGCCAAAGTCTATGCAGTCTCCAGGCACTGATAAATTGCTGTCTCTTTTCTATACCACCGTGACGCCAATGTTTAATCCTCTGATATACAGCCTCCGGAATAAGGAGGTGATTGCAGCactgagaaaattatttctgaaaaagtaA
- the LOC101550564 gene encoding olfactory receptor 10AG1-like has translation MKYEEMKAEGNTSTVTEFVFQGFSDLPNLQVLLFGLFIIIYMIVLFGNGLIIIITKFDPALQKPMYFFLGNFSSLEICYVTVTLPRMLKDLWTKDRGISRVECAIQMYFFASLGCTECWLLAVMSYDRYVAICNPLRYPLLMNHKVCVLLAVGSWTGVIPLQLWQICQIFSLPFCKSKEIKHYFCDGLPVLKLACGNTFLQEVTLYIAALLFVVTPFMLILASYSKIIGTILRLPTATGRAKAFSTCSSHLIVVLLFFGSASITYLQPKSMQSPGTDKLLSLFYTTLTPMFNPLIYSLRNKEVIAAVRKLFLKK, from the coding sequence ATGAAGTATGAAGAGATGAAGGCAGAGGGCAACACTTCCacagtgacagaatttgtctTCCAGGGATTTTCTGATCTTCCAAACCTCCAagtattattatttggactttTCATCATCATTTACATGATTGTCTTATTTGGAAATGGCCTCATAATAATCATAACCAAGTTTGACCCTGCACTGCAGAAACCTATGTATTTTTTCCTGGgtaatttttcttcattagaaaTCTGCTATGTGACAGTCACTCTCCCCAGGATGCTGAAGGACCTGTGGACAAAGGATCGAGGCATTTCGAGAGTGGAGTGTGccattcaaatgtattttttcgCGTCACTGGGATGCACGGAGTGTTGGCTCCTGGctgtgatgtcctatgaccgctacgtggccatctgtaACCCTTTGCGCTACCCTTTACTCATGAACCACAAAGTATGTGTCCTTCTGGCTGTTGGCTCCTGGACTGGTGTAATCCCATTGCAGCTATGGCAAATATGTCAAATCTTCTCTCTGCCCTTTTGCAAGTCGAAGGAAATTAAGCATTACTTCTGTGACGGACTCCCTGTTCTCAAGCTCGCCTGTGGAAACACTTTTCTCCAGGAGGTGACTCTCTACATAGCAGCTCTGCTCTTTGTGGTCACCCCTTTCATGCTGATCCTTGCCTCCTACAGCAAAATCATTGGCACCATTCTGAGGCTGCCAACAGCCACAGGCAGGGCCAAAGCTTTCTCCACCTGTTCTTCCCATTTGATAgttgttcttttattctttggatCCGCAAGTATCACGTATCTACAGCCAAAGTCTATGCAGTCTCCAGGCACTGATAAACTTCTGTCTCTTTTCTATACCACCCTGACGCCAATGTTTAATCCTCTGATATACAGCCTCCGAAACAAGGAGGTGATTGCAGCAGtgagaaaattatttctgaaaaagtaA